The Chamaesiphon minutus PCC 6605 DNA window TTCCATTATTTAGAAGTTAGGGACTAGTCGGATCGGAATTCTATTAACGTGGGATAACTTTAAACAAAACCTCCCTCTTCACCAACCACCAACACAAACCGATCGCGATCGCTTGAGCTAGACTGACGAGCCAAGTACTGCCTTGGATCAAACCTGGAATCACGAACCAGATTAAAGTCAGTGGCACATGAATAATGTAGACATATAGCGAGTTTTGACCTAATGGAATCAATAACTTACCCAGCGTTTTATCCAAAGGTATCCAAAACCGATCCACAGCCATAAACATCAGCGAAAATAGCCCTAGCAGCGTTACTAATCGAATTGGGCCATTGGTACTCCGATCGGTCAACCGCAGCCATAGGGCGCGATCTTGCACTTTCTCAGGCCACGTTCCGAGTTGGAGATCGAAGTGAGCGGCAACTAAAGCGGCAATGACGATCGCGAGCATTCCCAGTAGCACTGGTATTTTGGGCAAGCGTTTCCATATTTTTGCTAACTTGTCTTTGTGATAACCAGCAGCAACACCATGCACGTACAGAATCTGCCAAGTACTAAATACGAAGTAAGGATGAGCGCGATCGAGTGGTTGAAAACTAAACGAATAGGGATGCACCTGTTGAATCCACCACAATGTCCAAGAGGTAGTTAATAGTGGTAATAAAAGTCCCCGCCGCAGCAACCAAAATATGGCAGGAGAAGCCAATAAACACAACACGTATAGTTGTAAGATATCGACGATCGGTGGAGCTAGGTGGAGCGTGGCGGCTGCTAGCAAAATTTGCCACCATTCTCCAGGTGCGCGATCGAAACTCGGTCGAGTCATACCTGGTGCGAAAATACTCAATAATCCCAAGCCTGCAATGAGGATAAAGCTAGTAAAATACAACACTTTGGCTCGTTCTAATAACTTCTGCATCGCAGAAGTTAAGCCAATTTTATCAATTCGTTGACAGGTTACAAATCCCAGCACAAAGCCAGATAAAAAGACAAATCCTTCCGCCGAACTTGCATAGATATGTCCTTGGGTAATATTATTAAAATACGAGCGACATTCTAAGTGATTGACTACCATCGACACGATCGCCAAACCTCGGAGTAGATCGATGCGAAGATCCCGCTTCCCATAGAGTTCGGGATCGTATTGCCATAATTTTTTACGCTTAGTAGGTACTGAAGTTAGATCTGGGGATTCAACTGGTGAACTGATAATTGACATAATATCTACAACTTTAACTTAACTAAAACTTGACCCGAATTTGACCGATAACAGACTGGCTATTTGCATTACTATTAATCGGCACGTTAGTTTTGACATTACTGAAGCTATAACCCAGATCCGCTTCAAAATTGGGCGAGAGCTTGGCAGTACACTTGGTTTGATAGCCACCAGCATCAGAACTAGTGGCATTGACATTCTGTCCGCCGACACTAGCAGAGATCCGACAATTGAGGACATCTCGAATCACGCTACCTTCCCAAGCAAATTCCCCTGTATAAACTAGAAAATCTGGAGGTGCAAAATAGCCTTTGTCAGTAGAATTTTGATAATTCCAGGTAAATAAGTTACCTGCGATCGAAAACTCACCAAATTTGCGCTCGATCCGACTGAATGACTGTGTTTCTTGGTTGTTATCGCTGTAGTTTCCTAATTTTAGAGATGAAAATAATGATGTATCTTTGTCTATTTGCCAGAAGATCGATGGCCCATATCGGAGTGCGGAGATTTTATTTTCGATCGTTTTGGCATTAAATTTGTAAGCCCCCTGTTGAAGATCGGCAGATACAGTTAAACCTGTCGTCAAGGGATAGTCCACTTTGAGATTAAAATTGGGTGTAGTAGAGCCGCTCGATATATCGACTCCGACACCCGAATGAACTTTAAGCGAGTCAATTTTGGTTTCCCAATCAACCCCGATGGGAATATTAGTAACAGTGTTGGTTCCTGGCTGTTCGTAAGTGTTATAACCAGTGGTGAACAATAACCGTTCAGCTTTGCTGTCCCGAAGGGAATCGCCATTATTAAGTCGAAATATTGCAGTTGATTCGATCGTCCGGTTAACTTGACCGGAATTATTCCAGTCATTGCGGATATTGGGTTGCAGTCCCTCTAACACCACAAAAGGTACTCCAACTGGAGCAGGTTTTACACCTATATCTTCAACCGAACCAGAATTAGCTCCAGGTGAGGGTGCTGACTGAGTTGGGGGGGGTAATGAGGGAATTGGGATCTGTTCCCTTAGTGGTGATAATTTTAGATCGGGATTAAAGTTGTCCGCGCCAGCAATCAGTTGTGGAGAGGAAGATCTGCTAGCTAAAGATATCTTGTCAGATCGCTCGATCTCAGATGCAGTCGTGGCAGACGATCCAGTCGTTTTGAGGAGAAAATGGGCAAATACACTACCCGTAATTAATATTTGTTGCCACGGTAAATACTGGCGGAAAACTGTTGGAAAGTTCATCATTTTCTGCATCTGAATTATGGATTCCATGCCAACTAACTAAGATTTAAACTTCAGTTACGACTTGCAACTGACTGTATCTAATATGCCCTCAAAATTTACCTTAATTGGTATTTCAGACTTGGCACCGATCCAATCTGTACAGTAATCGCGAACTAGACGATCGGGGTCATCTGTTGGGACGAGCGGTAGCCGAATCCACATTTCATCACTTTTGTGGCTACAACTGGGATACCAAGCTGGGTTGCCCTAGTTTTGTCATAGAGCCGCCTGGAAATACGATCCAAACCGAACCCCAATCGAGATCCGATCTCCACATTTATTTGCGGAATCTAGTCCTCTGGCTAGCACCAGCATAATTTCACTATCGATCGAGGGCAATAGGCGGCTGCCGATTTCTGTCGTCGTAGCTATGTTCGATGTCAGTGAATTGACATGTTGTGAAAGTTTCTGAGAATTAGCTGAGAATTGGCTGAAAGATCCATATCCAAAAATTCAGGAAATTATCAATCTTACTTCAGGCGTGCTTAAAAAACCATTGCGATGATACTAATAACCCAAAGCTACTAAAATCGTTTTTCGATTGAGAAGTTGAGATTTCGGGAGCATCCATGTTCCCCAATCCCCCACTCGAAAACAAACCAGTAACTGACGTTAATAGTCGCTCTTCCGCTGTGGATGTATTTTTATGAATGCCAACGATCTATTCTTGCTATTGCATCCCATTTTTGCCGTTGCCGTAGTTTTCCCGCTCATCGGCATGGTAGTAAGAATGGCATGGCAAACCCGTCAACGACGGCTAGCTGTGGCAACTGGTGGGAAGAGTTCAATTCCTGGAGTTGTGGGCAAAGAACACGTAGATTTAGGTCGATGGCTGAGTGGCTCGGTGGTAGTGCTGTCTTTAATTGGGCTGGCACATCCGATCTTCTCAAAAATCCTCGAACAACAAGCGTGGATTAAATCACCATTTCGGGTGGTATTTCTCCTGATGATGTTCGTTGCCACTAGCGGTTCTCTGTTCTTTTTATATCGATCTACTCAGAAGATTTGGCTGGGCATATTTGCCACATTAACGGGGATGGGCTTAGTAGTGCTGGGTTCTCAACCAGAGATCTATCGACGTGAAGCTGAATGGTATGTTTCCCATTATTACTATGGGATAATTGCCGCGATGTTAATGATTTTTTCATTAGCAATTATTCAAGATATTTATCGCGATCGTAGCAATCGTTGGCGCAACGTGCATATCATTCTCAATTGCTTGGCACTACTATTATTTATCGGTCAGGGGTTTACTGGCACGCGAGATTTGTTGGAAATTCCACTGAGTTGGCAAAAGCCCTATGTAGAATCGCTATACAAATATGAATGTGACAAAAAAAACTGCTCGATCCAACCTCAATCTGTACCATCACTCCCAAAATAGTCGATCTTAGTACTTGATTTTACTTGTAACATTAACCATCCAATTCTAAGATTTACAATATGAAAGCTACTTCTTTTTTACTGACAGCAATCGCTCTAGGTACGATCGCAATTTCTAACATTCCCTTCCAATCGTTCGCACCTAATTCGCTCCAAGCATCCGCCCAAGAAGTCAAGATCGCTCAAACTGAAACCACCCAAACAAAGATCGACCAAATTACAGCGATTAAAGGTAAACCAGGTAGTGGAGATTTACTTCGCAAACTATATCCCCAAGATCTCAATCCAATTGGCGTGCAACCAGGTGGTGCGGGTATGGTAGTTAATCTGTACAGTAAAAAGAATGACACTACGCTTTCGCTCTGTACTGTTTACGATGTGGTGGTGGCAGTTAAAAAAGGTAAAATCGCTAGGTTCAAGCCTAGTGAAGTTAAGTAATATACTCGGCGATCGATTCTAGAATTTAGTATTCTTATTCTCTCGATCGAACTAGATGGTGGGCTTGATTGTCCACCATCTATATTTTGCCAAGATGTATTGCCGCAGATATTTGGATAAAGCTTCTAAAACGATCGTCGATCTCGATCGATAATATTCACAGCCAACATAGAATTTACCCAACTACTTAACCCATTAATTTGATTCTCTTGGCAAGAAGATACACCAGTGAGGAATTAGAAAATGCTAGAAAATATCAAACAAATTTCCAATCCTATTCTGAGATCGATCGCGGCTGGTATCTTTCTGGGTAGTTTAGTCACAATCCCCGCTGGACTTGCCTTGGAATTATTTAAACCTCCAAAGCAGCCAACTCCCGAATCTGCAAATAAATTAGTCGTCTACACTTCCTTAGCGAGTACGGCAATTGGTGCGGCGATCGGTTTGAGTTTGGGTAAGCGTAAAGATAATGAAGTTGACTCTAACGATTTAGACGATCGAGAATTATTAAATTTAGGATGGCATGATTGGCGAAAATTTATCGTTATGCGGAAAATAAGTGACAGTGATAATATTACCTCTTTCTATTTATATCCTGAAGATAAAGAGCCAATTCCAGCTTTTATGCCCGGACAATTTTTGACGATAAAACT harbors:
- the opgC gene encoding OpgC domain-containing protein, with the translated sequence MSIISSPVESPDLTSVPTKRKKLWQYDPELYGKRDLRIDLLRGLAIVSMVVNHLECRSYFNNITQGHIYASSAEGFVFLSGFVLGFVTCQRIDKIGLTSAMQKLLERAKVLYFTSFILIAGLGLLSIFAPGMTRPSFDRAPGEWWQILLAAATLHLAPPIVDILQLYVLCLLASPAIFWLLRRGLLLPLLTTSWTLWWIQQVHPYSFSFQPLDRAHPYFVFSTWQILYVHGVAAGYHKDKLAKIWKRLPKIPVLLGMLAIVIAALVAAHFDLQLGTWPEKVQDRALWLRLTDRSTNGPIRLVTLLGLFSLMFMAVDRFWIPLDKTLGKLLIPLGQNSLYVYIIHVPLTLIWFVIPGLIQGSTWLVSLAQAIAIGLCWWLVKREVLFKVIPR
- a CDS encoding DUF4079 domain-containing protein, producing the protein MNANDLFLLLHPIFAVAVVFPLIGMVVRMAWQTRQRRLAVATGGKSSIPGVVGKEHVDLGRWLSGSVVVLSLIGLAHPIFSKILEQQAWIKSPFRVVFLLMMFVATSGSLFFLYRSTQKIWLGIFATLTGMGLVVLGSQPEIYRREAEWYVSHYYYGIIAAMLMIFSLAIIQDIYRDRSNRWRNVHIILNCLALLLFIGQGFTGTRDLLEIPLSWQKPYVESLYKYECDKKNCSIQPQSVPSLPK
- a CDS encoding TonB-dependent receptor; its protein translation is MQKMMNFPTVFRQYLPWQQILITGSVFAHFLLKTTGSSATTASEIERSDKISLASRSSSPQLIAGADNFNPDLKLSPLREQIPIPSLPPPTQSAPSPGANSGSVEDIGVKPAPVGVPFVVLEGLQPNIRNDWNNSGQVNRTIESTAIFRLNNGDSLRDSKAERLLFTTGYNTYEQPGTNTVTNIPIGVDWETKIDSLKVHSGVGVDISSGSTTPNFNLKVDYPLTTGLTVSADLQQGAYKFNAKTIENKISALRYGPSIFWQIDKDTSLFSSLKLGNYSDNNQETQSFSRIERKFGEFSIAGNLFTWNYQNSTDKGYFAPPDFLVYTGEFAWEGSVIRDVLNCRISASVGGQNVNATSSDAGGYQTKCTAKLSPNFEADLGYSFSNVKTNVPINSNANSQSVIGQIRVKF